From Butyricimonas paravirosa, one genomic window encodes:
- a CDS encoding LytR/AlgR family response regulator transcription factor: protein MKILILEDEQRNAKRLIRLLNDIDRTFIVEGPLASIKETVEFFQSGKTTDLILADIRLTDGLSFEALKHAQATVPIIFTTAYDEYAVQAFKFNSFDYLLKPLDPDELEAAIDKAVKAGKNYTDENLQQLFDALQKSKFRYRERFLLPYRDGYKTVRVSDINHIETENKIVHLRLNNGTSEVVNVSMDELEHQLNPDYFFRANRQYIINVEHVLFLGNYFGGKLIVRLKGYPKTEIQVSKEKAQRLKEWIDR from the coding sequence ATGAAAATACTGATTCTTGAAGACGAACAGCGCAATGCCAAACGCCTCATAAGGCTGCTGAACGATATTGACAGAACATTTATTGTTGAAGGTCCGCTTGCCAGCATCAAAGAAACAGTCGAATTCTTTCAATCTGGCAAAACCACAGACCTCATCCTTGCTGATATCCGGCTAACTGACGGTTTGAGTTTCGAGGCTCTTAAACATGCCCAGGCAACCGTTCCCATCATATTTACCACCGCATACGATGAATATGCAGTACAGGCATTCAAGTTCAACAGTTTTGACTATCTTCTGAAACCGCTGGATCCGGATGAACTTGAAGCGGCCATTGACAAGGCAGTCAAAGCCGGAAAGAATTATACCGACGAAAACTTGCAACAGCTTTTTGACGCCTTACAGAAGAGCAAGTTCCGTTATAGGGAGCGTTTCCTGCTTCCTTATCGTGACGGATATAAGACCGTGCGAGTTTCGGACATCAACCATATCGAAACAGAAAACAAGATTGTACATCTTCGTCTCAACAATGGCACTTCCGAAGTGGTCAATGTGTCAATGGATGAACTTGAACACCAACTGAACCCGGACTATTTCTTCCGGGCAAACCGCCAATATATCATCAATGTAGAGCACGTTTTGTTCCTCGGTAATTATTTTGGAGGAAAGTTGATTGTCCGTTTGAAAGGTTATCCGAAGACGGAAATACAAGTGAGCAAGGAAAAGGCGCAGAGGCTTAAAGAATGGATTGACAGGTAG
- the mobA gene encoding conjugal transfer protein MobA has protein sequence MKKKSKYGRNPKLNPKTHCVMVRFDDVEWNRFLTMYEESNVYAKAVFLKAHFFGQKFKVLKVDKTLVDYYTKLSDFHAQFRGIGTNYNQVVKELRIHFSEKKAMALLYKLEECTIDLVKLSREIMELSREMEAKWQQRRDDSMV, from the coding sequence ATGAAAAAGAAGAGCAAGTACGGGAGAAATCCCAAGTTGAACCCGAAGACGCACTGCGTGATGGTGCGCTTCGATGATGTGGAATGGAACAGATTCCTGACGATGTACGAGGAATCTAACGTGTACGCGAAAGCCGTCTTTCTCAAGGCGCACTTCTTCGGACAGAAGTTCAAGGTGCTGAAAGTGGACAAGACGCTGGTGGACTACTACACCAAGCTGTCGGATTTCCATGCCCAGTTCCGTGGCATAGGCACGAACTACAATCAGGTCGTCAAGGAGCTGCGCATCCACTTCTCGGAGAAGAAGGCGATGGCGTTGCTCTACAAGCTGGAGGAGTGCACCATCGACCTTGTGAAGCTGAGCCGGGAGATAATGGAGCTTTCAAGAGAAATGGAGGCTAAGTGGCAACAAAGACGGGATGATTCTATGGTATAG
- a CDS encoding DUF3408 domain-containing protein → MKREPSITEQQAREIVEKMGRRESYTPKSMNDIYRRIGLEPDEPEQPGKTVTEETETAMADEPSSEAVGETAMPQKRVSSKQRRLSLEEYRATYLQVPKIINRKPVFVSETVRDELDRVVRFLGGKGMSASGLIENLVRLHLDTYRNDIEQWRKL, encoded by the coding sequence ATGAAGAGAGAACCAAGCATTACAGAGCAGCAGGCTCGTGAAATCGTGGAAAAGATGGGACGCAGGGAATCCTACACTCCCAAGTCGATGAATGACATCTACAGGCGTATCGGCCTGGAGCCGGATGAGCCGGAACAGCCCGGCAAGACCGTCACGGAAGAAACGGAGACCGCTATGGCGGATGAACCGTCAAGTGAGGCGGTCGGGGAAACAGCAATGCCGCAGAAGCGTGTCAGCAGCAAGCAGCGCAGGCTGTCGCTGGAGGAGTACCGCGCCACCTATCTCCAAGTCCCCAAGATTATCAACCGCAAGCCCGTGTTTGTCAGCGAGACGGTGCGTGACGAACTGGACAGGGTTGTCCGCTTCCTCGGAGGAAAGGGTATGAGCGCATCGGGGCTGATTGAAAACCTCGTCCGCCTGCACCTCGACACCTATCGGAACGACATCGAGCAGTGGCGCAAGCTCTGA
- a CDS encoding helix-turn-helix domain-containing protein translates to MEIVSIERKTFEELVAKFDRFVCRMDAICHRHGEKKMSEWMDNQDVCRMLNISPRTLQTLRDNGTLAYSQINHKTYYRPEDVQRIVSIVEDRRKEAKFKGRTI, encoded by the coding sequence ATGGAAATCGTATCAATCGAAAGAAAGACCTTTGAGGAGCTGGTCGCCAAGTTCGACCGCTTCGTCTGCCGTATGGATGCCATCTGCCATCGGCACGGCGAAAAGAAAATGAGCGAGTGGATGGATAATCAGGACGTATGCCGGATGCTCAATATCAGCCCACGAACCTTGCAGACGCTTCGGGACAATGGGACTTTGGCATACAGCCAAATCAACCACAAGACCTATTACCGTCCCGAAGATGTGCAACGTATCGTCTCCATCGTGGAGGACAGACGGAAGGAAGCAAAGTTCAAAGGCAGGACAATCTGA
- a CDS encoding helix-turn-helix domain-containing protein: MNELINKDNEWIIHFMGSLDRLLDNVEHLTASYRPTLNGERFFTDKEVSARLKVSRRTLQDYRNEGRIAYIQLGGKILYRESDIERMLTDSYRTAYRQTAI; the protein is encoded by the coding sequence ATGAACGAACTGATTAACAAAGACAACGAGTGGATAATCCACTTCATGGGCAGTCTTGACCGTCTGCTGGACAACGTAGAGCATCTGACTGCCAGCTACCGCCCGACACTGAACGGGGAGCGTTTCTTCACGGACAAGGAGGTGTCGGCACGGTTGAAAGTGAGCCGCCGAACACTTCAGGATTACCGCAACGAAGGGCGGATAGCCTACATTCAGTTGGGCGGCAAAATCCTCTACCGAGAGTCCGACATCGAAAGGATGCTGACTGACAGCTACCGTACCGCCTACCGACAGACGGCTATCTGA
- a CDS encoding site-specific integrase, which yields MRSTFSLLPYINRSKVRADGTTAVLCRITIDGKQTAISTGIYCRPEDWNGRKNEIKTVRENNRLREYLRLTEEAYTEILKSQGVVSAEMLKNHISLNNIHPTTLLQMGEWERERLKKHSEEIDSTSSYRHSMYYQKYLTDFIASIGKKEIPLEEVTEDFGKSYKAFLKKCKNFSSSQTNKCMCWLNRLLYLAVDKEIIRVNPCEDLEYEPKPEARHRYISRDEFKKILSTPMYDKRMELARRAFIFSTLTGLAYVDIKLLHPHHIGTNAEGRRYIRINRKKTKVEAFIPLHPIAEQILSLYNTTDDEKPVFPLPSRDSLWFDIHEMGVAIGKEENLSYHQSRHSFGTFLISADIPIESIAKMMGHSNIRTTQGYARITDDKISKDMDKLMERRKKISAGEKKENSI from the coding sequence ATGCGAAGCACATTTTCATTATTGCCATATATTAACCGCAGCAAGGTGAGGGCTGACGGTACGACCGCCGTACTCTGCCGTATAACCATTGACGGCAAGCAGACCGCCATAAGCACAGGTATCTATTGCCGCCCCGAAGACTGGAACGGCAGGAAGAATGAGATAAAGACCGTCAGGGAGAACAACCGCTTACGGGAATACCTGCGTCTGACTGAGGAAGCCTATACCGAGATACTTAAATCGCAAGGAGTGGTCAGTGCGGAAATGTTGAAGAACCATATTTCCCTGAATAATATCCATCCGACTACCTTATTGCAAATGGGTGAATGGGAACGGGAGCGGTTGAAGAAACATTCCGAGGAAATAGATTCCACTTCTTCCTACCGTCACTCCATGTATTATCAGAAATACCTGACGGACTTTATAGCGTCAATCGGGAAAAAGGAAATTCCTCTTGAAGAAGTGACGGAGGATTTTGGCAAGTCCTATAAAGCTTTCCTGAAGAAGTGCAAGAATTTCAGCTCTTCCCAAACCAACAAATGTATGTGCTGGCTTAATCGTTTATTGTATTTGGCAGTCGATAAGGAGATTATCCGTGTGAACCCCTGCGAGGACTTGGAGTATGAACCGAAGCCGGAGGCAAGGCACAGGTACATCAGCCGCGATGAGTTCAAAAAGATACTTTCCACCCCGATGTATGACAAGCGTATGGAACTGGCAAGACGGGCTTTCATCTTCTCGACCCTGACGGGACTGGCGTATGTGGACATCAAACTTCTTCATCCCCATCATATCGGGACGAATGCGGAGGGCAGACGGTATATCCGCATCAACCGCAAGAAGACAAAGGTGGAGGCTTTCATACCCTTACATCCCATAGCGGAACAGATATTGTCGTTGTACAACACAACCGATGATGAGAAGCCCGTGTTTCCTCTCCCAAGCCGTGATTCACTTTGGTTTGACATCCACGAGATGGGTGTTGCCATAGGCAAGGAGGAAAATCTGAGCTATCACCAAAGTCGGCACAGCTTCGGAACTTTCCTGATTTCAGCGGATATACCGATTGAGAGCATCGCCAAGATGATGGGACATTCCAACATCAGAACTACTCAGGGGTATGCACGGATAACCGATGATAAAATCTCCAAAGACATGGACAAACTGATGGAGCGAAGAAAGAAAATATCGGCTGGCGAAAAGAAAGAAAACAGTATATAA
- a CDS encoding site-specific integrase — MKVEKFKVLLYLKKSGLDKSGKAPIMGRITVNRTMAQFGCKLSCPPELWNPCESRLNGKSKEAVETNTKIEKLLLAVNNAFDNLVSRKMDFDATDVKNHFQGSMETQMTLMRMTDVVCDDLKARIGIDRAKTSYSTYHYMRLTLGEFIGHQYKVKDLAFGQLTEQFIHDYQVFAMENKGYAIDTVRHHLAILKKICRLAYKEGYADKIHFQHFTLPKQSDKTPRALSRESFEKIRDVEIEPHRKSHILARDMFLFGCYTGVSYADVISITDENLYTDDNGALWLKYRRKKNEHRASVKLLPEAIALIEKYHSEDRDTLFPLLRWPNLRRHMKALAALAGIKDDLCYHQARHSFASLITLEAGVPIETISRMLGHSDISTTQVYARVSPKKLFEDMDKFIEATQDFKLTL; from the coding sequence ATGAAAGTAGAAAAATTCAAGGTGCTGCTCTACCTCAAAAAGAGCGGACTGGACAAGTCGGGCAAGGCTCCCATCATGGGACGCATTACCGTCAACCGCACGATGGCGCAGTTCGGATGCAAGCTGTCATGCCCTCCCGAACTGTGGAATCCCTGTGAAAGCCGTCTGAATGGCAAGAGCAAGGAGGCGGTGGAAACCAACACCAAGATTGAGAAACTGTTGTTGGCGGTAAACAACGCCTTTGACAACCTTGTGAGCCGTAAAATGGATTTCGATGCCACCGATGTGAAGAATCATTTTCAAGGAAGTATGGAAACGCAGATGACACTCATGCGAATGACTGATGTTGTCTGTGACGACCTCAAAGCCCGTATTGGTATTGACCGTGCGAAAACTTCTTACTCGACTTATCATTATATGCGTCTGACACTTGGTGAGTTCATTGGGCATCAGTACAAGGTCAAGGATTTAGCATTTGGGCAGCTTACGGAACAGTTCATCCATGACTATCAGGTTTTCGCTATGGAGAATAAGGGTTATGCAATAGATACTGTCCGACATCACCTTGCCATACTGAAAAAAATATGCCGTCTGGCTTATAAGGAAGGCTATGCAGACAAAATCCATTTCCAGCATTTCACCCTGCCCAAGCAGTCGGATAAAACCCCACGGGCATTGAGCCGTGAATCGTTCGAGAAAATCCGTGATGTGGAAATTGAACCGCATCGTAAATCTCACATACTGGCAAGGGATATGTTTCTCTTCGGGTGTTATACCGGGGTCTCGTATGCGGATGTGATATCCATTACCGATGAGAACTTGTACACGGACGATAACGGAGCGTTGTGGCTGAAATACCGCAGGAAGAAGAACGAACATCGGGCAAGCGTGAAGTTGCTTCCCGAAGCGATTGCACTGATTGAAAAGTATCACAGTGAGGACAGGGACACATTGTTCCCTTTACTACGCTGGCCTAATCTTAGAAGACACATGAAGGCGTTGGCGGCATTGGCTGGCATCAAGGATGATTTGTGCTATCATCAGGCGAGGCATAGTTTCGCCTCGCTGATAACGCTCGAAGCGGGTGTGCCGATTGAGACCATCAGCCGGATGCTGGGACATTCCGACATTTCCACCACTCAAGTATATGCCCGTGTCAGTCCGAAAAAACTCTTCGAGGATATGGACAAGTTCATAGAGGCGACACAAGATTTCAAACTAACCCTATAA
- a CDS encoding ORF6N domain-containing protein — MDLQIIQSKIYTIRGYKVMLDFDLAELYQTETKILKRAVKRNIARFPPDFMFTLTGEEFTNLRCQIGTSSWGGSRYEPFAFTQEGIAMLSGVLRSDVAVQVNISIMRAFVLMRQMIINYEEILKRIEELEESTDAQFSEIYQALTRLLSKQEKDKERRPIGYLPASD; from the coding sequence ATGGACTTACAAATCATCCAAAGCAAAATTTACACGATCCGAGGTTACAAAGTAATGCTTGATTTTGATTTAGCTGAATTGTACCAGACAGAGACAAAAATTCTAAAAAGAGCTGTTAAGCGAAACATCGCACGCTTTCCCCCAGACTTCATGTTCACGCTTACAGGAGAAGAATTTACCAACTTGAGGTGCCAAATTGGCACCTCAAGTTGGGGAGGCTCTCGTTACGAACCTTTTGCCTTTACCCAAGAAGGGATAGCAATGCTAAGTGGAGTATTACGCTCGGATGTTGCCGTGCAAGTAAATATATCTATCATGCGTGCTTTTGTTCTGATGCGACAAATGATCATTAATTACGAAGAAATTTTAAAACGCATCGAGGAGTTGGAAGAAAGTACGGACGCGCAATTTAGCGAGATATATCAAGCCCTAACACGACTACTATCGAAACAAGAGAAAGATAAAGAAAGGCGACCGATCGGCTACCTTCCGGCTAGTGATTAA
- a CDS encoding fasciclin domain-containing protein, giving the protein MKNILILLGLLFAVCSCDDYFHDSGLADGKHDCTMWEYLNTQPQDWDSTVLLIERAGLVDLFDGKDHEHPEITFFGVTDLSIEQFLLKTVDEEDEPLYARVDDIPVDLCREMLLSHVVPGKIMKEEFDYEVKGTLTGGTMVTTLSGVELRVYRTRSEYGGVPDIGAEGLSIHAMVSGQMASVASANIETRSGVVHSLSYTYQFTEL; this is encoded by the coding sequence ATGAAGAATATATTAATATTGCTTGGATTGTTATTTGCAGTCTGCTCCTGTGACGATTATTTTCACGATAGCGGGTTAGCTGACGGAAAGCATGATTGCACGATGTGGGAATATTTAAACACGCAACCACAAGATTGGGATTCGACGGTACTCTTGATTGAACGGGCTGGATTGGTGGATCTGTTTGACGGGAAAGATCACGAACACCCGGAGATCACGTTTTTTGGCGTGACGGATTTATCCATCGAGCAATTTTTATTGAAAACGGTAGATGAAGAGGACGAGCCCTTGTACGCGAGGGTTGATGACATTCCCGTTGACTTGTGCCGGGAAATGCTTCTCTCTCACGTCGTTCCCGGAAAGATAATGAAAGAAGAATTTGATTACGAGGTAAAGGGAACGCTCACGGGTGGAACGATGGTGACTACCTTATCGGGCGTGGAGTTGCGAGTGTACCGGACGAGATCAGAATACGGCGGGGTTCCCGACATCGGGGCGGAAGGTCTGTCTATTCACGCGATGGTCAGCGGGCAAATGGCAAGTGTCGCCTCCGCGAATATAGAAACGCGAAGCGGTGTTGTACACTCGTTGAGTTACACGTATCAATTTACCGAATTATAA
- a CDS encoding RagB/SusD family nutrient uptake outer membrane protein, whose translation MKKYLYLLIGALFLSSCEDFLTVESDTGVTDVNYWKNASDLDAANYGLYQTFRRYMADNIVIKYRDRGLPFDVMGTWANPSNNDLSRSWTPTHPCINWNTEYYIINEANLILDNIDRADLTPEQYNFFRGQALGLRAYVYFYMIQNWGDLPLIVHAEDVGMKSRTPWQEVAGQCISDLKEAAKLLPVANELKDIKGNLVTSKQAVSRGTCHAILAHLYAWKAALNKEPDLLRLAILECDSVITDNSYKLVNSIREVCQIVIPGNSREGILECNFKETEYDSNGWSGYLAGYCQWWPVVPLTTASTARRGLLISNNSVYKMYRDEKDQRREEYFYKLDSMAKVSTSITKGNAYVYKYQRIIKYDSGNQAGKIKSYDANEILIRLADIILLRAECKVRTGDYAGARVDLNHIRNRAGMVDYAGTDASLQDEIQDERERELFIEGNGIRYFDCVRNGTFRERLKGKFKTLTDKDVEDGALFLPIGKIAFNNNTLILQTPYWKRNGYAY comes from the coding sequence ATGAAAAAATATTTATATTTATTGATCGGGGCGTTGTTTCTCTCGTCTTGTGAAGATTTCCTGACAGTCGAATCGGACACGGGGGTTACGGACGTGAATTACTGGAAGAACGCGAGTGATCTGGACGCCGCTAATTATGGCTTGTATCAAACTTTCAGGCGTTACATGGCAGACAATATAGTGATTAAATATCGTGATCGTGGGTTACCGTTTGACGTGATGGGGACATGGGCGAACCCCTCGAACAACGATCTTTCGCGATCTTGGACGCCCACGCACCCTTGTATCAACTGGAACACTGAATATTATATTATCAACGAGGCGAATCTAATACTGGATAATATTGACCGAGCCGACTTGACGCCTGAACAGTACAATTTTTTCCGGGGGCAGGCTCTCGGTCTTCGGGCTTACGTGTATTTCTACATGATACAGAACTGGGGGGATTTACCGTTGATCGTCCACGCGGAGGACGTGGGAATGAAGTCCCGTACCCCTTGGCAAGAAGTGGCGGGGCAATGTATTTCAGACTTGAAAGAAGCGGCAAAGTTGTTGCCCGTGGCGAACGAGTTGAAAGATATTAAGGGTAATCTAGTAACGAGTAAACAGGCTGTATCTCGTGGTACTTGTCACGCGATCTTGGCTCACTTGTACGCTTGGAAAGCCGCGTTAAACAAAGAGCCGGATTTGTTACGTTTGGCTATTTTAGAATGTGATAGCGTGATTACTGATAATAGTTACAAGCTAGTGAACTCGATTCGAGAAGTTTGCCAAATCGTGATTCCCGGTAATAGTCGCGAGGGAATTTTAGAATGTAATTTCAAGGAGACGGAGTACGACAGCAACGGATGGTCGGGTTACCTGGCAGGATATTGCCAGTGGTGGCCCGTTGTCCCCTTGACAACAGCATCCACGGCACGCAGGGGATTACTAATCAGTAATAATTCCGTGTATAAAATGTACCGGGACGAGAAAGACCAAAGACGGGAAGAGTATTTCTATAAACTGGATAGCATGGCGAAAGTATCGACTTCTATCACGAAAGGGAATGCCTACGTGTATAAATATCAAAGGATTATAAAGTACGATTCAGGTAATCAAGCGGGTAAAATTAAATCGTACGACGCGAACGAAATTTTAATCCGGCTCGCTGATATTATATTATTACGGGCTGAATGTAAAGTACGCACGGGGGATTACGCCGGGGCGAGGGTTGATCTAAACCATATCCGGAACCGGGCGGGAATGGTTGATTATGCCGGGACGGATGCCAGTTTACAGGACGAGATACAGGACGAGCGAGAGAGGGAATTGTTTATCGAGGGAAATGGAATCAGGTATTTTGATTGCGTGCGTAACGGGACGTTTCGTGAACGTTTAAAGGGAAAATTCAAGACCTTGACTGATAAAGACGTTGAAGACGGGGCTTTGTTCCTTCCTATCGGGAAAATCGCGTTTAATAATAATACCTTGATATTACAAACGCCTTACTGGAAACGAAATGGATACGCTTATTAA